The Pleuronectes platessa chromosome 13, fPlePla1.1, whole genome shotgun sequence genome includes a window with the following:
- the erich2 gene encoding glutamate-rich protein 2 isoform X1, with protein MRKRTVTDKPWSPPSCIRPHSGQDTEKTGSPSEDVLHTGDCFWKESVNITPRVEERAVSAAEEEELEMKDWRNTQSSGPGETGGRAHTPPLVEPLHTHEVKEEEGQREGEEAQDEDLAAPLELKLKFLRAVVDRELPLAHKLCQLILIYEPDHLEASEFLSLIQKKLLEEQEEEESNEEDEEEDDVSDDDEDSSSSSSDDDDDDDNEEDT; from the exons ATGAGGAAAAGGACAGTCACTGATAAACCTTG GAGTCCTCCTTCCTGCATCCGGCCTCATTCAGGACAG GACACTGAAAAGACTGGATCCCCAAGTGAGGATGTGCTGCACACAGGAG ATTGTTTTTGGAAGGAATCTGTGAACATAACACCAAG GGTTGAAGAACGAGCCGTAtcagcagctgaagaagaagagctgGAAATGAAAGACTGGAGGAACACACAGTCGTCGGGTCCAGGAGAAACAG GAGGGAGGGCTCATACTCCTCCGCTTGTTGAACCTCTCCATACAcatgaggtgaaggaggaggaagggcagagagagggtgaggaggctcAGGATGAAGATCTCGCAGCGCCCTTGGAGCTGAAATTAAAG TTCCTCAGAGCTGTGGTGGACAGAGAGTTGCCGCTCGCCCATAAGCTGTGTCAGCTCA TTCTCATCTATGAACCAGACCATCTTGAGGCCTCTGAGTTTCTCTCGCTCATCCAGAAGAAGCTGCTGGAGG agcaagaggaagaggagagcaacgaggaagatgaggaagaagatgacgttagcgatgatgatgaagactcctcttcttcctcatctgatgatgatgatgatgatgacaatgaAGAAGACACATAA
- the erich2 gene encoding glutamate-rich protein 2 isoform X2: MSRSPPSCIRPHSGQDTEKTGSPSEDVLHTGDCFWKESVNITPRVEERAVSAAEEEELEMKDWRNTQSSGPGETGGRAHTPPLVEPLHTHEVKEEEGQREGEEAQDEDLAAPLELKLKFLRAVVDRELPLAHKLCQLILIYEPDHLEASEFLSLIQKKLLEEQEEEESNEEDEEEDDVSDDDEDSSSSSSDDDDDDDNEEDT; encoded by the exons ATGAGCAG GAGTCCTCCTTCCTGCATCCGGCCTCATTCAGGACAG GACACTGAAAAGACTGGATCCCCAAGTGAGGATGTGCTGCACACAGGAG ATTGTTTTTGGAAGGAATCTGTGAACATAACACCAAG GGTTGAAGAACGAGCCGTAtcagcagctgaagaagaagagctgGAAATGAAAGACTGGAGGAACACACAGTCGTCGGGTCCAGGAGAAACAG GAGGGAGGGCTCATACTCCTCCGCTTGTTGAACCTCTCCATACAcatgaggtgaaggaggaggaagggcagagagagggtgaggaggctcAGGATGAAGATCTCGCAGCGCCCTTGGAGCTGAAATTAAAG TTCCTCAGAGCTGTGGTGGACAGAGAGTTGCCGCTCGCCCATAAGCTGTGTCAGCTCA TTCTCATCTATGAACCAGACCATCTTGAGGCCTCTGAGTTTCTCTCGCTCATCCAGAAGAAGCTGCTGGAGG agcaagaggaagaggagagcaacgaggaagatgaggaagaagatgacgttagcgatgatgatgaagactcctcttcttcctcatctgatgatgatgatgatgatgacaatgaAGAAGACACATAA